A single Thiohalobacter sp. DNA region contains:
- a CDS encoding metal-sulfur cluster assembly factor → MVTETEVYAALDRVQDPELAHSLVELGLIREVDVDDGRVHVEVQLTTPHCPFAAQIEASIRDALLALDGVEEVSINRPCTGDA, encoded by the coding sequence GAGGTCTACGCCGCACTCGACCGCGTACAGGACCCGGAACTCGCCCACAGCCTGGTCGAACTGGGGCTGATCCGCGAGGTGGACGTGGACGACGGCCGGGTCCACGTGGAAGTCCAGCTTACCACCCCGCACTGCCCCTTCGCGGCCCAGATCGAGGCCAGCATCCGCGATGCCTTGCTGGCGTTGGACGGGGTCGAAGAGGTTTCCATCAACCGCCCCTGCACCGGCGACGCCTGA